The following are from one region of the Strix aluco isolate bStrAlu1 chromosome 30, bStrAlu1.hap1, whole genome shotgun sequence genome:
- the LOC141916564 gene encoding feather keratin 3-like, whose amino-acid sequence MSCYDLCPPKTGVAVPQPIAESCNELCARQCPDSSAFIQPPPVVVTFPGPILSSFPQQAVVGSSGAPAFGGSLGLGGLYGAGATQGSGGLCTFGRPYASPACSPCALPRYSRKLWDNCGPC is encoded by the coding sequence atgtcttgctacgacctgtgcccaccaaaaacCGGCGTCGCCGTcccccagcccatcgctgagagctgcaacgagctgtgcgcccggcagtgccccgactcgtcggccttcatccagccgccccccgtcgtcgtcaccttccccggccccatcctcagctccttcccccagcaagccgtggtgggctcctccggagcacccgcctttgggggctccctggggctggggggcctctaCGGTGCCGGGGCCACGCAGGGctcagggggcctctgcacctttggcagaccctacgcttctcccgcctgcagcccttgcgccctgccccgctacagcaggaagctctgggacaaCTGTGGGCCCTGCTAG
- the LOC141916563 gene encoding feather keratin 3-like, giving the protein MSCYDLCPPKTGVAVPQPIAESCNELCARQCPDSSAFIQPPPVVVTFPGPILSSFPQQAVVGSSGAPAFGGSLGLGGLYGAGATLGSGGLCTFGRPYASPACSPCALPRYSRKLWDTCGPC; this is encoded by the coding sequence atgtcttgctacgacctgtgcccaccaaaaacTGGCGTCGCCGTcccccagcccatcgctgagagctgcaacgagctgtgcgcccggcagtgccccgactcgtcggccttcatccagccgccccccgtcgtcgtcaccttccccggccccatcctcagctccttcccccagcaagccgtggtgggctcctccggagcacccgcctttgggggctccctggggctggggggcctctaTGGCGCCGGGGCCACGCTGGGctcagggggcctctgcacctttggcagaccctacgcttctcccgcctgcagcccttgcgccctgccccgctacagcaggaagctctgggacacctgtgggccctgctag